Proteins co-encoded in one Fusarium fujikuroi IMI 58289 draft genome, chromosome FFUJ_chr06 genomic window:
- a CDS encoding probable PSA1-mannose-1-phosphate guanyltransferase gives MKGLILVGGFGTRLRPLTLTLPKPLVEFANKPMIVHQIEALVAAGVTDIVLAVNYRPEIMEKFLAEYEEKYNINIEFSVETEPLDTAGPLKLAESILAKDDSPFFVLNSDVICDYPFQDLLAFHKNHGNEGTIVVTKVEEPSKYGVVVHQPGHRSLIDRFVEKPVEFVGNRINAGMYIFNTSILDRIELRPTSIEKETFPAMVKDNQLHSFDLEGFWMDVGQPKDFLSGTCLYLSSLTKKGSKELTPPTEPYVHGGNVMIHPSAKIGKNCRIGPNVTIGPDVVIGDGVRLQRCVLLRGSKVKDHAWVKSTIVGWNSTVGRWARLENVTVLGDDVTIGDEIYVNGGSVLPHKSIKANVDIPAIIM, from the exons ATGAAAG GACTTATTCTTGTCGGCGGCTTTGGCACTCGTCTTCGCCCTCTC ACCCTCACTCTCCCCAAGCCTCTTGTCGAGTTCGCCAACAAGCCCATGATTGTGCACCAGATTGAGGCGCTGGTCGCGGCGGGTGTCACTGATATCGTCCTTGCTGTCAACTACAGACCTGAGATCATGGAGAAGTTCTTGGCTGAG TACGAAGAGAagtacaacatcaacatcgaatTCTCCGTCGAGACTGAGCCCCTCGATACCGCTGGACCCCTGAAGCTTGCTGAGAGCATTCTCGCCAAGGACGACTCTcccttcttcgtcctcaacTCCGATGTCATCTGCGACTACCCCTTCCAGGACCTCCTGGCCTTCCACAAGAACCACGGTAATGAGGGTACCATTGTTGtcaccaaggttgaggaacCCTCCAAGTATGGTGTTGTTGTCCACCAGCCCGGTCACCGTTCCTTGATCGACCGATTTGTCGAGAAGCCCGTCGAGTTCGTTGGCAACCGTATCAACGCCGGCATgtacatcttcaacacttcCATCCTCGACCGTATCGAGCTCCGCCCGACTTCTATCGAGAAGGAGACCTTCCCCGCTATGGTCAAGGACAACCAGCTTCACTCTTTCGACCTTGAGGGCTTCTGGATGGACGTTGGACAGCCCAAGGACTTCCTCAGCGGTACATGCCTGTACCTCTCTTCCCTCACAAAGAAGGGCAGCAAGGAGCTCACTCCTCCCACTGAGCCCTACGTCCACGGTGGAAATGTCATGATCCACCCCTCTGCCAAGATTGGCAAGAACTGCAGGATCGGACCCAATGTCACAATCGGACCTGATGTCGTTATTGGTGACGGTGTCCGCCTGCAACGATGTGTGTTGCTCCGTggctccaaggtcaaggaccACGCCTGGGTCAAGTCCACCATCGTCGGCTGGAACAGTACCGTTGGCCGATGGGCTCGTCTCGAGAACGTGACAGTTCTCGGCGACGATGTCACAATTGGTGACGAGATTTACGTCAACGGTGGCAGCGTCCTCCCCCATAAATCTATCAAGGCTAACGTCGACATTCCTGCCATTATCATGTAA
- a CDS encoding related to RAM1-protein farnesyltransferase, beta subunit, which produces MASAATAPQPDAELSIPPLFTTEPLIRDSLPTESSRVQDATIDEVLPFLQGEEFDYCNSYGLPHLDRRLHVKFLHKQLGKLPAAFTSADPSRPWFFYWCLSALVLLGEDVTEYRQRLVDTVRPMQNQDGGFAGGFGHTSHLATSYATVLSLALVGGEDAYEVIDRRAMWRWLCSLKQPDGGFQMALGGEEDVRGAYCAAVIISLLNLPLELSQDSPARSAGHTGLFTGLADYVHRCQTHEGGVSAKPGIEAHGAYAFCALGCLSILDSPHRSIPRHLNVPLLISWLSSRQYAPEGGFSGRTNKLVDGCYSHWVGGCWPLIEAALNGPGSGPGGEEANSGGHALPAAKGSLFSRDGLIRYILCCCQDQSKRGGLRDKPSKYSDAYHTCYVLSGLSAAQHKWNLDVARPHEADVPGDSWSVTPYMDGEQIFDEEDRVATVHPVYVIPQHKVEAMQSYFSSKHGF; this is translated from the exons ATGGCTTCAGCTGCAACAGCGCCACAGCCCGATGCTGAACTCTCCATACCGCCTCTCTTCACTACTGAACCTCTCATCCGCGATAGCCTACCCACGGAGTCATCGCGTGTCCAGGATGCAACGATAGACGAAGTCCTACCTTTTCTTCAAGGCGAAGAATTCGACTACTGCAACTCCTACGGCCTGCCCCATCTGGACCGTCGCCTCCATGTAAAGTTTTTGCATAAGCAACTGGGAAAACTGCCCGCTGCTTTCACATCCGCCGACCCAAGTCGGCCCTGGTTCTTCTACTGGTGTCTGTCTGCTCTTGTTCTCCTAGGAGAGGATGTCACGGAGTACCGTCAGAGACTTGTCGATACCGTCCGACCTATGCAGAATCAAGATGGAGGCTTCGCTGGCGGATTCGGACATACCTCGCATCTCGCCACCTCCTATGCAACCGTTCTGTCGCTGGCCCTGGTCGGCGGTGAAGACGCCTACGAGGTCATCGACCGTCGAGCAATGTGGAGATGGCTATGCTCACTCAAGCAGCCCGATGGAGGGTTCCAGATGGCACTCGGCGGCGAGGAGGACGTCAG GGGGGCTTACTGCGCGGCCGTCATCATATCGTTACTCAATCTACCTCTTGAGCTATCACAGGACTCTCCTGCACGATCCGCTGGCCACACTGGCCTATTCACTGGGCTTGCAGACTATGTACACCGAT GCCAAACGCACGAGGGAGGCGTGTCGGCAAAGCCGGGCATCGAAGCACATGGTGCATATGCCTTTTGCGCTCTCGGATGCCTCTCGATTCTTGATTCTCCACATCGTTCCATCCCGAG GCATCTCAATGTTCCACTGCTTATCTCTTGGCTGTCTTCGCGACAGTACGCCCCGGAGGGTGGCTTCTCAGGTCGTACCAATAAACTAGTCGACGGTTGCTACAGTCACTGGGTCGGAGGATGCTGGCCCCTCATCGAGGCTGCACTCAACGGACCCGGGTCCGGCCCTGGAGGGGAAGAGGCCAATTCAGGCGGCCACGCGCTCCCTGCGGCCAAAGGTAGCCTTTTCAGCCGTGACGGTTTGATCCGCTACATCCTTTGTTGCTGTCAAGACCAGTCTAAGCGGGGTGGTCTGAGAGACAAACCGAGCAA GTACTCCGACGCCTACCACACATGCTATGTACTTTCTGGCTTGAGCGCAGCGCAGCACAAGTGGAACTTGGATGTTGCTCGACCTCACGAGGCAGATGTGCCAGGCGACTCGTGGTCTGTGACACCGTATATGGATGGCGAACAGAtctttgatgaggaagatcgAGTTGCTACCGTGCATCCCGTCTACGTTATTCCGCAGCATAAAGTGGAGGCTATGCAGAGTTACTTTTCGTCCAAACATGGCTTCTAG